Genomic DNA from Odocoileus virginianus isolate 20LAN1187 ecotype Illinois unplaced genomic scaffold, Ovbor_1.2 Unplaced_Contig_28, whole genome shotgun sequence:
tcagcttcttcatctgtgaatGGGGATGATGATTCCAACCCATGGAGCGGTCGTGAGGATTAGAGTTATTGTATGTAATTTTCCTACCATGTGCCTGGTATATAGTATGTGTTCAGCAAACAGTGGCTGTTATTATAAATTATCATAAGAGTAGTCATCTTCATCGTCATCCTCATAACAGTAACAATTGTTATGTATATGAGAAAACCTTGGGGGTTTTCAACATCTGAATGGTTTCCTCACATTGTAAGTTATCCTCATTTTCTCCTGTTGACAATCTAAAAAGCCAAGAATGCAACCAAACTCTGAACTTTTCAGCTGTGGCATACTCCCAATGTGCTGCTGGAACTGAAGGTCACACTGCTGTCCTTTATCAGTTTGAAAGCCTCTGCTCTCATCTCTGGAGAGGTGAATGCTGAGGGCTGTGGTGGCTTCCTGAGCCTGGGGTGGAAAAAATCATGGCTGTCCCACATGCTACTTCAGCTCTGAAAGGCATATTCAAAGCTGGAAAGTCAGagatgtacatatgtcccctccgtcttgaacctccctcctatggctgattcatgttgctgtatggcaaaaatccaaccaatgttgtaaagcaatcattcttcaattaaaaaaatattttttttaaaaaagctggaaAGTCTTTGGCAGCCATCTGGACAATTCAAGGGCACCCTGTGACTCACTGTGTGGTGATGGGTAAGGACTCAACTTCCCCCAGCATCCTCAACTATGGAAAGGAAGAACCAAGGAATTCTGACCAAGCTATTGGCAAATGCTTCTTGACAAAAAATTGGTGATCCCGTCTCTTTGATGACAGCTGCTGCTGGGGGATCCCTAACCACACCACTAACATTCTGTGTTTACCTCCTCCAGGTCACAGCAACAGCCCAGCAGGCAGTGTGGCCCGCTCTACCACCTCAGACATCAGGCCCAGCCATTCAGTTCCAGAAAGTGTTCATGGAAGAGTTGCACTCAGTCAGGAAGCTCGGTTCCCAAATCTCACCTCACCAGTATTAAGAAATCCTTCTAGTCATCCAGAAGAACCTCTCCAAGCATGGGGTGCCACAAAACCCCCTGGAATGGAGAGCATGGGGATGGTGTATAGCATTCCTGGTTCTTGCAATGGACCAACAGAATCGACATTCTCCGCTTCCTGGAAGGGAGATGCTTTTACCTATGTGACTCCAAGTGCCACCACTCAGAGCAGTCAAgtcaatgaaaatggaaaaaatcctTCCTCTGGGAATTCTTGGGTCTCTCTGCATACACTGCCACCTCTTGTTCCTAAGGAGGCTGCTACCCTCTTTGTTACTCGTGATATCCCAGCAGGATGCAGTGGGCCTGCTGGCCACTCTCAGCATCCTACTCAACGAAGCCAAGTATCAGAACGACCCTCCAAGATTGGCCTTCTGACCAGTGGTACCTCAAGGCTGGAGACTGGCCCAGGTGGGGCCAGCAGGTTCCGGGAGCGGTCACTGTCTGTACCCACAGATACAGGTACCATGGATGTAGACTATGAGGAGGAGCAGAAGGCCAGTGAAGCCTGTGCCCTGCCTTATGCCAGTACGAGTTCTGAGGGCAGTAACAGTGCTGACAACATTGCCTCCCTCAGTGCCCAACAGGAGGCCCATCACAGAAGGCAGAGGTCCAAGAGCATCTCACTCAAGAAGGCCAAGAAGAAGCCTTCCCCTCCGACTCGCAGTGTCTCACTGGTCAAAGATGAACCAGTCCTCTTGCCAGAAGGTGGGTCAGTACTACCCAAGGACCAGAGGCCCAGGAGCCTTTGTCTCTCCTTGGAACACCAAGGACATCACTCATCCCACCCAGATACTCAGGGTCACCCAGCTGTGCCAACCTTCAAAGACCCAGAAGGTACACAATTCGCCCATCACTGGTATCTTACTGACTGGAAGTCTGGTGACACCTACCAATCTTTGTCCAGCTCCAGCACTGCCACTGGCACCACAGTCATTGAGTGCACCCAAGTTCAGGGCAGCTCAGAGTCTCTTGCTTCCCCTTCCACTTCCAGAGCCACGACGCCTTCCCAACTTTCCATCGAGGTGGAGGCCAGGGAGGTATCCTCACCAGGAAGGCCTACTGGGCTGATGTCACCCTCCAGTGGATACTCCAGCCAGTCAGAGACACCAACACCCACTGTCTCCATGTCCTTGACCCTGGGCCATTTGCCCCCTCCAAGCAGCAGTGTCCGGGTGCGTCCAGTAGTACCTGAGAGGAAGTCATCACTACCCCCAACATCACCAATGGAGAAAATGTCCAAGTCACGGCTATCGTTTGACCTACCATTGACCTCTTCAACCAACCTGGATCTGTCTGGGATGAGTATCTCAATCCGAAGCAAAAACAAGGTGAGCCAGCATCACTCAGATACAAATTTTGGGGCCAAGCTGGCCCAGAAAACTAGCCCCAACCAGCCAATCATGCCCATGGTTACTCAGTCTGACTTACGTTCTGTTCGCCTGAGGTCCGTCAGCAAGTCTGAGCTGGAAGATGACATCGAGAGCCCTGACTATGCTGAGGAGTCAGGAGCTGAAGTCTTCACCTTGCCAGAGAGGAAGATGAAGCCTCCCATAGCCGAGAAGCCCCCTCTGGCCCGAAGGCCTCCAAGCTTAGTCCACAAGCCACCATCTGTCCCCGAGGAGTACCCACTAACTTCGCCTACCTTGGCTATGACTCCTAAGAGCTCAATTCAGCACATAAGGCCACTCCCTCAAGATATCTACACAGTGGTGTGGAAATCAAAGTCCTCCAGCTTCCCTGAGAGCAGAAGCCCAGGGGAGTCCACAGCACCCTCATCTCTTGTTTTCACACCTTTTGCCAGTTCCTCTGGTGCTTTCTTCTCAGGAACACAGCAACCTCCCCAGGGAAGTATGGAGGATGAGGGCCCTAAGGGGAGAGCCCTCCCTGAAAGAATTAGCCTCCAGAGCCAAGAGGAagttgagaaaaagaaaggcaagattCCACCTCCTGTACCAAAAAAGCCCAGCGTGCTGTACCTGCCTCTCACTTCACCCACGGCTCAAGTGGAGGCCTATGTGACTGAACCAAGACTGCCCCTCAGCCCCATCATCACCCTGGAGGAAGATGCCAAGTGTCTCCCAACTGATGACCACCTGCCATCTGCTGGTACAAGGATGACCTCAATGCCACAGTCCAACAGTGAAAGGGAAGCAAGT
This window encodes:
- the NHSL2 gene encoding NHS-like protein 2 isoform X2, which translates into the protein MPFYRRTVVPQRLCPRNPPQPLTELRDVSHLASLSVLRQLADLCGHSLALLEDLEGHLLALGRRTDSLFRRTVRLRRRLPYRLLGREDHEEELGASHWSNLTRSQRAREPVNAVHTGHSNSPAGSVARSTTSDIRPSHSVPESVHGRVALSQEARFPNLTSPVLRNPSSHPEEPLQAWGATKPPGMESMGMVYSIPGSCNGPTESTFSASWKGDAFTYVTPSATTQSSQVNENGKNPSSGNSWVSLHTLPPLVPKEAATLFVTRDIPAGCSGPAGHSQHPTQRSQVSERPSKIGLLTSGTSRLETGPGGASRFRERSLSVPTDTGTMDVDYEEEQKASEACALPYASTSSEGSNSADNIASLSAQQEAHHRRQRSKSISLKKAKKKPSPPTRSVSLVKDEPVLLPEGGSVLPKDQRPRSLCLSLEHQGHHSSHPDTQGHPAVPTFKDPEGTQFAHHWYLTDWKSGDTYQSLSSSSTATGTTVIECTQVQGSSESLASPSTSRATTPSQLSIEVEAREVSSPGRPTGLMSPSSGYSSQSETPTPTVSMSLTLGHLPPPSSSVRVRPVVPERKSSLPPTSPMEKMSKSRLSFDLPLTSSTNLDLSGMSISIRSKNKVSQHHSDTNFGAKLAQKTSPNQPIMPMVTQSDLRSVRLRSVSKSELEDDIESPDYAEESGAEVFTLPERKMKPPIAEKPPLARRPPSLVHKPPSVPEEYPLTSPTLAMTPKSSIQHIRPLPQDIYTVVWKSKSSSFPESRSPGESTAPSSLVFTPFASSSGAFFSGTQQPPQGSMEDEGPKGRALPERISLQSQEEVEKKKGKIPPPVPKKPSVLYLPLTSPTAQVEAYVTEPRLPLSPIITLEEDAKCLPTDDHLPSAGTRMTSMPQSNSEREASPPGSLIEPSTEEKSVISDKTAEWIAEDDDDVFVASRTTEDLFTVIHRSKRKLLGWKEPGETFAGSSRPSSHSPVRNPPESPVSELAASAGSSGSTNLDAGRNDDFKALLQKKGSKATPRSRPSAAELLKTTNPLARRIIAQFSKDYKTPDNPST
- the NHSL2 gene encoding NHS-like protein 2 isoform X1; translation: MERAEAITLFWSRGAAANSGRENATATAHSRSSWRQPVNVFLSSGRPPSVEELLREAQLNLQSLLQEEYEEQYSEARLLGQTFRSADEAPEPTPSPRLQSARRLEFVLMPTKWQLSEDETTMQGVRAPEASLSLPTTADKQAAWNSPFPLPILEEKRWLQSCPTHSDIVPINVSGQQFDKHASLRHSLFNTETAVNPKSTLRRRRTIIGFSNYSQRDQGHSNSPAGSVARSTTSDIRPSHSVPESVHGRVALSQEARFPNLTSPVLRNPSSHPEEPLQAWGATKPPGMESMGMVYSIPGSCNGPTESTFSASWKGDAFTYVTPSATTQSSQVNENGKNPSSGNSWVSLHTLPPLVPKEAATLFVTRDIPAGCSGPAGHSQHPTQRSQVSERPSKIGLLTSGTSRLETGPGGASRFRERSLSVPTDTGTMDVDYEEEQKASEACALPYASTSSEGSNSADNIASLSAQQEAHHRRQRSKSISLKKAKKKPSPPTRSVSLVKDEPVLLPEGGSVLPKDQRPRSLCLSLEHQGHHSSHPDTQGHPAVPTFKDPEGTQFAHHWYLTDWKSGDTYQSLSSSSTATGTTVIECTQVQGSSESLASPSTSRATTPSQLSIEVEAREVSSPGRPTGLMSPSSGYSSQSETPTPTVSMSLTLGHLPPPSSSVRVRPVVPERKSSLPPTSPMEKMSKSRLSFDLPLTSSTNLDLSGMSISIRSKNKVSQHHSDTNFGAKLAQKTSPNQPIMPMVTQSDLRSVRLRSVSKSELEDDIESPDYAEESGAEVFTLPERKMKPPIAEKPPLARRPPSLVHKPPSVPEEYPLTSPTLAMTPKSSIQHIRPLPQDIYTVVWKSKSSSFPESRSPGESTAPSSLVFTPFASSSGAFFSGTQQPPQGSMEDEGPKGRALPERISLQSQEEVEKKKGKIPPPVPKKPSVLYLPLTSPTAQVEAYVTEPRLPLSPIITLEEDAKCLPTDDHLPSAGTRMTSMPQSNSEREASPPGSLIEPSTEEKSVISDKTAEWIAEDDDDVFVASRTTEDLFTVIHRSKRKLLGWKEPGETFAGSSRPSSHSPVRNPPESPVSELAASAGSSGSTNLDAGRNDDFKALLQKKGSKATPRSRPSAAELLKTTNPLARRIIAQFSKDYKTPDNPST
- the NHSL2 gene encoding NHS-like protein 2 isoform X4, which produces MMGNSHHKQPRSKSQSGMHSATGHSNSPAGSVARSTTSDIRPSHSVPESVHGRVALSQEARFPNLTSPVLRNPSSHPEEPLQAWGATKPPGMESMGMVYSIPGSCNGPTESTFSASWKGDAFTYVTPSATTQSSQVNENGKNPSSGNSWVSLHTLPPLVPKEAATLFVTRDIPAGCSGPAGHSQHPTQRSQVSERPSKIGLLTSGTSRLETGPGGASRFRERSLSVPTDTGTMDVDYEEEQKASEACALPYASTSSEGSNSADNIASLSAQQEAHHRRQRSKSISLKKAKKKPSPPTRSVSLVKDEPVLLPEGGSVLPKDQRPRSLCLSLEHQGHHSSHPDTQGHPAVPTFKDPEGTQFAHHWYLTDWKSGDTYQSLSSSSTATGTTVIECTQVQGSSESLASPSTSRATTPSQLSIEVEAREVSSPGRPTGLMSPSSGYSSQSETPTPTVSMSLTLGHLPPPSSSVRVRPVVPERKSSLPPTSPMEKMSKSRLSFDLPLTSSTNLDLSGMSISIRSKNKVSQHHSDTNFGAKLAQKTSPNQPIMPMVTQSDLRSVRLRSVSKSELEDDIESPDYAEESGAEVFTLPERKMKPPIAEKPPLARRPPSLVHKPPSVPEEYPLTSPTLAMTPKSSIQHIRPLPQDIYTVVWKSKSSSFPESRSPGESTAPSSLVFTPFASSSGAFFSGTQQPPQGSMEDEGPKGRALPERISLQSQEEVEKKKGKIPPPVPKKPSVLYLPLTSPTAQVEAYVTEPRLPLSPIITLEEDAKCLPTDDHLPSAGTRMTSMPQSNSEREASPPGSLIEPSTEEKSVISDKTAEWIAEDDDDVFVASRTTEDLFTVIHRSKRKLLGWKEPGETFAGSSRPSSHSPVRNPPESPVSELAASAGSSGSTNLDAGRNDDFKALLQKKGSKATPRSRPSAAELLKTTNPLARRIIAQFSKDYKTPDNPST
- the NHSL2 gene encoding NHS-like protein 2 isoform X3, translated to MERAEAITLFWSRGAAANSGRENATATAHSRSSWRQPVNVFLSSGRPPSVEELLREAQLNLQSLLQGHSNSPAGSVARSTTSDIRPSHSVPESVHGRVALSQEARFPNLTSPVLRNPSSHPEEPLQAWGATKPPGMESMGMVYSIPGSCNGPTESTFSASWKGDAFTYVTPSATTQSSQVNENGKNPSSGNSWVSLHTLPPLVPKEAATLFVTRDIPAGCSGPAGHSQHPTQRSQVSERPSKIGLLTSGTSRLETGPGGASRFRERSLSVPTDTGTMDVDYEEEQKASEACALPYASTSSEGSNSADNIASLSAQQEAHHRRQRSKSISLKKAKKKPSPPTRSVSLVKDEPVLLPEGGSVLPKDQRPRSLCLSLEHQGHHSSHPDTQGHPAVPTFKDPEGTQFAHHWYLTDWKSGDTYQSLSSSSTATGTTVIECTQVQGSSESLASPSTSRATTPSQLSIEVEAREVSSPGRPTGLMSPSSGYSSQSETPTPTVSMSLTLGHLPPPSSSVRVRPVVPERKSSLPPTSPMEKMSKSRLSFDLPLTSSTNLDLSGMSISIRSKNKVSQHHSDTNFGAKLAQKTSPNQPIMPMVTQSDLRSVRLRSVSKSELEDDIESPDYAEESGAEVFTLPERKMKPPIAEKPPLARRPPSLVHKPPSVPEEYPLTSPTLAMTPKSSIQHIRPLPQDIYTVVWKSKSSSFPESRSPGESTAPSSLVFTPFASSSGAFFSGTQQPPQGSMEDEGPKGRALPERISLQSQEEVEKKKGKIPPPVPKKPSVLYLPLTSPTAQVEAYVTEPRLPLSPIITLEEDAKCLPTDDHLPSAGTRMTSMPQSNSEREASPPGSLIEPSTEEKSVISDKTAEWIAEDDDDVFVASRTTEDLFTVIHRSKRKLLGWKEPGETFAGSSRPSSHSPVRNPPESPVSELAASAGSSGSTNLDAGRNDDFKALLQKKGSKATPRSRPSAAELLKTTNPLARRIIAQFSKDYKTPDNPST
- the NHSL2 gene encoding NHS-like protein 2 isoform X5 — encoded protein: MERAEAITLFWSRGGHSNSPAGSVARSTTSDIRPSHSVPESVHGRVALSQEARFPNLTSPVLRNPSSHPEEPLQAWGATKPPGMESMGMVYSIPGSCNGPTESTFSASWKGDAFTYVTPSATTQSSQVNENGKNPSSGNSWVSLHTLPPLVPKEAATLFVTRDIPAGCSGPAGHSQHPTQRSQVSERPSKIGLLTSGTSRLETGPGGASRFRERSLSVPTDTGTMDVDYEEEQKASEACALPYASTSSEGSNSADNIASLSAQQEAHHRRQRSKSISLKKAKKKPSPPTRSVSLVKDEPVLLPEGGSVLPKDQRPRSLCLSLEHQGHHSSHPDTQGHPAVPTFKDPEGTQFAHHWYLTDWKSGDTYQSLSSSSTATGTTVIECTQVQGSSESLASPSTSRATTPSQLSIEVEAREVSSPGRPTGLMSPSSGYSSQSETPTPTVSMSLTLGHLPPPSSSVRVRPVVPERKSSLPPTSPMEKMSKSRLSFDLPLTSSTNLDLSGMSISIRSKNKVSQHHSDTNFGAKLAQKTSPNQPIMPMVTQSDLRSVRLRSVSKSELEDDIESPDYAEESGAEVFTLPERKMKPPIAEKPPLARRPPSLVHKPPSVPEEYPLTSPTLAMTPKSSIQHIRPLPQDIYTVVWKSKSSSFPESRSPGESTAPSSLVFTPFASSSGAFFSGTQQPPQGSMEDEGPKGRALPERISLQSQEEVEKKKGKIPPPVPKKPSVLYLPLTSPTAQVEAYVTEPRLPLSPIITLEEDAKCLPTDDHLPSAGTRMTSMPQSNSEREASPPGSLIEPSTEEKSVISDKTAEWIAEDDDDVFVASRTTEDLFTVIHRSKRKLLGWKEPGETFAGSSRPSSHSPVRNPPESPVSELAASAGSSGSTNLDAGRNDDFKALLQKKGSKATPRSRPSAAELLKTTNPLARRIIAQFSKDYKTPDNPST